The Candidatus Aegiribacteria sp. genome includes a window with the following:
- a CDS encoding ABC transporter permease — protein MSDWNFGRLRLLMESLVSKDLKVRYKRSVLGFGWFLLKPLFSMIVYYFVFTRILRFGGAIPHFSLFLLTGLLPWNFFSSSLSASTSTLLDNHRLIRSIYFPRMSLPVAEVLANLVHLVLALIVLEAVLIIFGHTPGLSIILLIPAILLFTVMTIGAGMLLSVGNVFYRDVKQFVEVLLLAWFYASPIIYPLDSIGVNIIESPRLLQVLRFNPVAGFMEIMHSILYAGTWPAAWCWISLSTWSVVFLILGSAVFRKAEPVVVKEL, from the coding sequence TTGAGTGATTGGAATTTCGGCAGACTGAGACTTCTTATGGAAAGCCTTGTCTCCAAGGATTTGAAAGTGCGATATAAGCGTTCTGTTCTTGGTTTTGGATGGTTTCTTCTGAAACCTCTTTTCAGCATGATCGTTTATTACTTCGTATTCACGAGAATTTTAAGATTCGGCGGTGCGATTCCCCATTTTTCTCTTTTTCTTCTCACGGGGTTGCTTCCATGGAATTTCTTCTCATCTTCTCTTTCTGCTTCAACATCCACTCTTCTTGACAATCACAGGCTTATCCGGAGTATATATTTCCCAAGAATGTCTCTTCCCGTTGCCGAGGTTCTGGCTAATCTGGTTCACCTTGTCCTGGCTCTGATAGTACTGGAAGCTGTGCTTATAATTTTTGGACATACCCCTGGATTATCAATTATTCTTCTGATTCCCGCTATACTTCTTTTTACAGTAATGACAATCGGTGCTGGAATGCTTCTATCTGTAGGAAATGTCTTTTACCGTGATGTAAAACAGTTTGTGGAAGTTCTGCTTCTTGCATGGTTCTATGCTTCTCCAATAATCTATCCGCTTGATTCTATCGGAGTTAACATTATTGAATCTCCCAGACTGCTTCAGGTTCTGAGATTCAATCCGGTTGCCGGATTCATGGAGATAATGCACTCCATACTCTACGCTGGAACCTGGCCGGCTGCATGGTGCTGGATCTCACTGAGTACATGGTCTGTGGTATTTCTGATATTGGGTTCAGCTGTGTTCAGAAAAGCCGAACCTGTCGTCGTCAAGGAGTTGTAG
- the plsY gene encoding glycerol-3-phosphate 1-O-acyltransferase PlsY, whose product MWPVLFYLLLGFLSGSVPWSWLLGRLKGVDIQSEGSGNAGATNLMRVCGTGYGIAGLFLDAVKGAFPVLVAANGMLNIPPVSATVVAMVAICAVLGHVFTPWLGFRGGKGVATALGVLLVLSPLAIATGVGVFILTLFLTRYVSLGSICAAVCMIPAVFLFDPGEVPVQVVMILVAVLIILRHRPNIRRLLRGEESRFSFQRRQVSD is encoded by the coding sequence ATGTGGCCCGTTTTATTCTATCTGCTTCTGGGGTTCTTATCCGGTTCCGTACCATGGTCATGGCTGCTTGGAAGATTGAAAGGTGTTGATATTCAGAGCGAGGGTTCGGGCAATGCCGGGGCAACGAACCTCATGCGGGTATGCGGTACCGGATACGGTATCGCCGGTCTTTTTCTTGACGCTGTGAAAGGAGCGTTTCCCGTACTTGTTGCAGCAAATGGAATGCTGAATATTCCCCCGGTCAGTGCTACTGTAGTTGCGATGGTGGCGATTTGCGCTGTTCTCGGTCATGTATTCACTCCATGGCTTGGTTTTCGAGGAGGTAAGGGGGTAGCTACTGCTCTGGGAGTCCTGCTTGTATTATCCCCACTGGCTATAGCAACAGGTGTTGGCGTATTCATATTGACATTATTCTTAACCAGATATGTCTCACTGGGTTCTATCTGTGCTGCTGTCTGCATGATTCCAGCGGTATTTCTGTTCGATCCAGGGGAAGTGCCTGTGCAGGTGGTCATGATTCTCGTTGCGGTTCTGATAATTCTGCGGCACAGACCAAACATCAGGAGACTTCTGCGGGGAGAAGAGAGCAGATTCAGTTTCCAAAGGAGACAGGTGTCAGATTGA
- the der gene encoding ribosome biogenesis GTPase Der: MSSIPAVAIVGRINVGKSTLFNRIAGGRIAIVDDLPGVTRDRNMTLANWTGYDFFVIDTGGLAPGSEDAFQESIREQVQLALEEADAVILVVDVTSGIHPFDIEAAELVRKSGLPAFLAVNKVDNDQRIPLVPEFFKLGLGEPWPISAQHGLGSGDLLDAVVDVLPAVEQSEEYEISLAVVGRPNVGKSSIVNRICREDRNIVTDVPGTTRDSIDTLVSWNDNDIRIVDTAGLRRRTRKMDNVEFYSTVRAWKSISRGDVVLVLMDAAEYPVQQDIRIAGKAWEMGKGVVIGVNKIDLGIDKQLWIDSIIQRFHPARWIPIIFFSAITGEGVGRILSTVVEVARTREKDLSTSEINRKLMQAVEEVQPPTPRGKPVRLFYATQIGQRPPKIMIFSNRPEDIPENYRRYIENNLRECLGMRGVQMKVIYRKRKH; the protein is encoded by the coding sequence TTGTCCAGTATACCGGCGGTAGCTATCGTGGGAAGAATCAACGTAGGCAAATCCACTCTTTTCAACAGAATCGCCGGTGGTAGAATCGCCATAGTTGATGACCTTCCAGGAGTTACCAGAGATAGAAACATGACTCTGGCTAACTGGACCGGATACGATTTTTTCGTAATCGATACGGGTGGTCTTGCTCCTGGAAGCGAGGATGCTTTTCAGGAGAGCATAAGGGAGCAGGTGCAGCTGGCTCTGGAGGAAGCAGACGCAGTAATACTCGTTGTTGATGTTACGTCGGGAATTCATCCGTTCGATATTGAAGCTGCCGAGCTTGTCAGGAAATCAGGCTTACCTGCCTTTCTGGCTGTGAACAAGGTCGATAACGACCAGCGTATTCCGCTGGTCCCGGAGTTTTTCAAACTGGGCCTGGGAGAGCCATGGCCGATCAGCGCTCAGCACGGACTTGGTTCCGGTGATCTGCTTGACGCAGTGGTAGATGTTCTTCCAGCAGTTGAACAGAGTGAAGAATATGAGATATCTCTTGCTGTTGTCGGAAGACCGAACGTCGGAAAGAGTTCAATAGTAAACAGGATCTGCAGAGAAGACCGGAATATTGTTACAGATGTTCCGGGAACTACAAGGGATTCCATAGATACGCTGGTATCATGGAATGACAACGATATCAGAATCGTTGATACGGCAGGACTTCGCAGAAGAACAAGAAAAATGGATAACGTTGAGTTCTACAGCACTGTCAGGGCATGGAAATCCATATCCAGAGGTGATGTTGTCCTGGTTCTTATGGATGCTGCCGAGTATCCGGTTCAACAGGATATCAGGATTGCCGGCAAAGCCTGGGAGATGGGCAAGGGCGTTGTTATCGGTGTTAACAAGATCGATCTGGGAATTGACAAACAACTCTGGATTGACAGTATTATTCAAAGATTTCATCCGGCAAGATGGATCCCGATAATATTCTTCTCAGCGATCACCGGTGAGGGCGTCGGCAGAATACTTTCCACTGTGGTTGAAGTTGCGCGAACAAGAGAGAAGGATCTCTCGACCTCAGAGATAAACAGGAAACTCATGCAGGCAGTCGAGGAAGTGCAGCCGCCAACACCAAGAGGAAAGCCTGTCAGGCTGTTTTACGCCACACAGATCGGTCAGCGCCCTCCTAAAATAATGATATTCTCTAATCGTCCTGAGGATATACCCGAGAATTACCGTCGTTATATTGAGAACAATCTAAGGGAATGTCTTGGTATGAGAGGGGTTCAGATGAAGGTCATTTACAGGAAGAGAAAACACTGA
- a CDS encoding HD domain-containing protein, with protein MLFSSTNRDTTRLQSIIRITRAVSTVHDLHTLITLLASETSKVLNVERSTVFLYSRKTDELWSYVAEGEPNEIRFSADQGIAGSVFQTTETIILNNVSDDERFNKDIDDTTGFITRNMITSPIINPSGHCIGVFQVINKEGGNFRNDDAEFLQIVAAEAAVTIENVRLLESRKRMFDSLIKALVISIEARDPLTAGHSFDVTFLAGKIAEYLKLDSDTSEAIYYAALLHDYGKIAVPDSILKKPGTLSTEEFSILRKHVQHTRIILSPIEFEERLEQIPVFASQHHERIDGKGYPDGLKGDDISIGGKIIAVADVFEALTAKRHYREPFTLEKTLNILIEGIDTQFDRDAVLALRQYFIDIGKIEPEKVPLLEKTRDVL; from the coding sequence ATGCTTTTCAGCAGTACAAACAGGGATACGACTAGGCTCCAATCGATTATCAGAATTACTAGAGCTGTCAGTACAGTACACGATCTTCACACACTGATAACTCTTCTTGCGTCTGAAACAAGCAAAGTCCTTAATGTGGAGCGTTCCACTGTTTTCCTCTATAGCAGAAAAACGGATGAACTCTGGTCCTACGTGGCTGAAGGTGAACCGAACGAAATCCGCTTCAGTGCCGATCAGGGCATCGCCGGTTCCGTTTTTCAAACTACAGAGACAATTATCCTGAACAATGTCTCCGATGATGAAAGATTCAATAAAGATATAGATGACACCACCGGATTCATAACAAGAAATATGATTACATCGCCGATTATCAATCCTTCCGGTCACTGCATCGGTGTTTTTCAGGTCATCAACAAAGAAGGCGGGAACTTCAGGAATGACGATGCTGAATTCCTGCAGATCGTCGCCGCGGAAGCAGCAGTAACCATTGAGAATGTAAGACTGCTTGAGAGTCGAAAACGGATGTTCGACAGCCTTATCAAGGCTCTCGTAATTTCAATAGAAGCGCGCGATCCACTTACAGCGGGGCACAGCTTTGATGTTACATTTCTCGCAGGTAAGATCGCCGAGTATCTAAAATTGGACAGTGACACAAGCGAGGCGATCTACTACGCGGCACTTCTCCATGACTATGGAAAAATCGCTGTTCCTGACAGCATTCTGAAAAAACCCGGTACGCTCTCCACGGAGGAGTTCTCCATACTCAGAAAACATGTCCAGCATACTCGAATAATACTCTCCCCAATTGAATTTGAAGAGAGGCTTGAACAGATACCGGTATTCGCGTCGCAGCACCATGAAAGAATCGATGGAAAAGGATATCCTGATGGCCTCAAGGGTGATGATATCTCGATAGGTGGAAAAATCATCGCTGTCGCTGATGTATTCGAGGCGCTTACAGCTAAAAGGCATTACCGTGAGCCGTTCACCCTCGAGAAAACGCTCAATATTCTTATTGAAGGTATTGACACTCAGTTTGACAGAGATGCCGTTCTCGCCCTGAGACAGTATTTCATTGACATCGGCAAGATCGAACCGGAGAAAGTGCCGCTT